A section of the Petrimonas sulfuriphila genome encodes:
- a CDS encoding glycoside hydrolase family 78 protein, which yields MSRFLPVFSIFLIFLINFQSYSQVTVKNLKCEYLENPVGLDETHPRFTWQMELHKPGNYQSAYELAVGTTETDVASGKGDVWQSGVVESSVIPVVYGGKGLNPFTRYFWSVRVKDEQQQWSTWSSPHFFETGMMGQLRWKGKWITDTYDFNVKPAAYFRRAFKTDKTIKSARVYIAAAGLYELSINGKRIGDHRLDPTYTRFDRRNLYVTYDITENLQQGNNAVGVLLGNGWYNHQSTAVWYFDKAPWRARPKFCMDLHITYSDGTKEIIATDERWKTSQSPVIFNSIYTAEHYDARKEQPGWDTPDFDAKGWRNIYTTGAPSNNIVAQALHPIRNVREYRPVSLKKIDEYTWLYNFGQNMSGVTRMKVNGPQGTTIRLKHVERLDSAGRADMSNIDVHYRPTDDSDPFQTDILILSGKKEDDFMPRFNYKGFQYVEVTSDNPLDLSEENLTAYFMHSDVPPVGKINSSNNTLNKAWQASNASYLSNLFGYPTDCPQREKNGWTGDAHIAIEVGLYNFDGITVYEKWLADHRDEQQPNGVLPAIIPSSGWGYQWANGPDWTSTIAIIPWNIYLFYGDTRLLELCYDNIKRYVDYIDEQYPTGITDWGLGDWVPVKSVTPKEYTSSTYFYIDALILAKTAKLFGKMTDFERYSALAEKIKAAINKKYLNSETGIYGSGLQTELSVALHWNLVPEELRSKVAYNLARRVEQDNKHIDVGLLGTKTILNALSENGYAQLAYEVASQETFPSWGWWIVNGATTFYENWPLDAGSDISLNHIMFGEVNAWYYKALGGIFPDESQPGFKNIVLKPNFVKGLTHFEASHESPYGNVVSSWLRKGRTIEYKVTVPANSTATLYLNGKSIRENNKPLEKNSLIEINKSDQDMHILRLKAGSYSFSIK from the coding sequence ATGAGCAGATTTTTACCAGTATTTTCAATCTTTTTGATTTTTCTAATTAATTTTCAAAGCTATTCTCAAGTCACCGTTAAAAACCTAAAATGTGAGTATCTGGAGAATCCTGTCGGATTAGACGAAACTCATCCCCGTTTTACGTGGCAGATGGAATTGCATAAACCCGGAAACTACCAATCGGCATATGAGTTGGCGGTGGGAACAACAGAGACAGATGTTGCTTCAGGAAAAGGCGATGTATGGCAGTCGGGAGTTGTAGAAAGCTCTGTAATCCCTGTTGTCTACGGGGGAAAAGGGCTAAACCCGTTTACCCGGTATTTCTGGAGCGTGCGGGTGAAAGATGAACAGCAACAATGGTCGACCTGGTCCTCCCCTCATTTTTTTGAAACCGGAATGATGGGACAACTCAGGTGGAAAGGAAAATGGATTACCGACACATACGATTTCAACGTGAAACCAGCGGCTTATTTTCGCAGAGCTTTCAAAACGGATAAAACCATAAAGTCCGCACGCGTATATATAGCAGCAGCGGGACTTTACGAGCTTTCCATCAATGGGAAACGCATCGGAGACCATCGGCTTGACCCTACTTACACACGCTTCGACCGGCGAAACTTATACGTAACCTACGACATTACCGAAAATTTGCAACAAGGAAACAATGCGGTGGGTGTTTTGCTGGGTAACGGTTGGTACAACCATCAATCTACGGCCGTGTGGTATTTCGACAAAGCTCCATGGCGTGCACGCCCGAAATTTTGCATGGATCTGCACATAACGTATTCCGACGGAACAAAAGAAATCATCGCAACCGATGAAAGGTGGAAGACCTCACAAAGTCCTGTAATCTTTAACAGTATATACACGGCCGAACATTACGATGCCCGAAAAGAACAGCCCGGATGGGACACTCCGGATTTCGACGCGAAGGGCTGGAGAAACATTTACACCACAGGAGCACCTTCCAATAATATAGTGGCACAAGCATTGCACCCGATCCGCAATGTCAGGGAATACCGTCCGGTAAGCCTGAAGAAAATTGACGAATACACCTGGCTCTACAATTTCGGGCAAAACATGTCGGGCGTAACCCGAATGAAAGTAAACGGGCCTCAGGGTACAACAATCCGGCTGAAACACGTGGAACGACTTGACTCGGCCGGACGTGCGGACATGTCGAACATCGACGTGCATTACAGGCCTACGGACGATTCAGACCCTTTTCAAACGGATATCCTTATCCTGAGCGGTAAAAAAGAAGATGACTTTATGCCACGCTTTAATTACAAGGGATTTCAGTATGTTGAAGTGACCTCCGATAATCCGTTGGATTTGTCGGAAGAAAACCTGACTGCCTATTTTATGCACAGTGATGTACCGCCGGTAGGAAAAATAAATTCTTCCAACAACACCCTCAACAAGGCTTGGCAGGCATCCAATGCATCTTACTTATCCAACTTATTCGGTTATCCTACCGATTGCCCTCAACGGGAAAAAAACGGATGGACTGGCGATGCCCATATCGCCATCGAAGTAGGATTGTATAACTTTGACGGGATTACCGTGTACGAAAAGTGGTTGGCAGACCATCGCGACGAACAACAACCCAACGGTGTGCTTCCTGCCATTATACCGTCAAGCGGATGGGGTTACCAATGGGCAAACGGACCGGACTGGACAAGCACCATCGCCATCATCCCGTGGAACATCTACCTTTTTTACGGCGATACCCGGTTACTGGAATTGTGTTACGACAACATTAAACGGTATGTCGATTATATCGACGAACAATATCCTACGGGCATAACCGACTGGGGACTTGGCGACTGGGTACCCGTAAAATCGGTAACACCGAAAGAGTATACTTCAAGTACATATTTTTATATCGATGCGCTTATCCTTGCCAAAACAGCCAAGTTGTTTGGAAAAATGACAGATTTTGAGCGTTATTCCGCACTTGCTGAGAAAATAAAAGCGGCCATCAACAAGAAATACCTTAACTCCGAAACCGGAATTTACGGAAGCGGTTTGCAAACCGAATTAAGTGTGGCCCTACATTGGAATTTGGTCCCCGAAGAGCTAAGAAGCAAAGTAGCCTACAACCTGGCACGCCGTGTGGAACAAGACAACAAACACATCGACGTGGGGTTGTTGGGAACAAAAACCATCCTAAACGCGTTGAGCGAAAACGGATACGCACAACTGGCCTATGAAGTGGCATCACAAGAAACTTTCCCGTCGTGGGGCTGGTGGATAGTTAACGGAGCCACCACTTTTTATGAAAACTGGCCACTCGATGCAGGAAGCGATATCTCGCTGAATCACATTATGTTTGGGGAAGTAAATGCTTGGTATTACAAAGCATTGGGGGGAATTTTCCCAGATGAAAGCCAGCCCGGATTTAAAAATATTGTCCTTAAGCCCAACTTTGTTAAGGGGTTAACCCATTTTGAAGCCTCTCATGAAAGCCCTTACGGTAACGTAGTTTCCTCATGGCTGAGAAAAGGCAGAACGATAGAGTATAAAGTGACAGTTCCTGCAAACAGTACCGCAACATTGTATTTGAACGGAAAGAGCATTCGGGAGAATAATAAACCCCTCGAAAAAAATTCGTTGATTGAAATAAATAAATCGGATCAGGACATGCATATTTTAAGATTAAAAGCAGGTTCCTATTCGTTCTCTATAAAATGA
- a CDS encoding L-fucose/L-arabinose isomerase family protein yields MSKVGLFSVGLDTYWGQFGALLNNLTGYHNQIRNKLESFGAEVVDAGMVDNIDKAQNSAKLLNNSDVDLIFLFVSTYALSSTVLPIAKQSKVPFILLNLQPVGSLDYEKFNALDDYAEKTGIWLEHCQACAIPEIACVMNKAETRYHTVTGYLNEGSVWNEIRGWIDATNTVKALQNNRMGVLGNYYGGMLDVYTDLTGQSVTFGTHFEMLEMCELKKIRDNISPGEITEKIAEFESVFDIDRKCDPKEIERAAKTSVALDKLVKTYQLGSLAYYYEGQTGNDYENIITSVIAGNTLLTGRSIPVAGECEVKNAHAMKIMSELGSGGSFSEFYLMDFKDNVAFLGHDGPAHFNIAEGRVKLVPLPVYHGKPGNGLSIQMSVKQGPVTLLSVVEGKDSVFLLVAEGDSVEGPILETGNTNSRYSFPCNIRDFVNSWSKYGPSHHCAIGVGHIAHKIEKVAFLLNIPMVNVCQEISKK; encoded by the coding sequence ATGAGTAAAGTTGGTTTGTTTAGCGTTGGGTTGGATACCTATTGGGGACAATTTGGCGCCTTGCTTAATAACCTCACAGGTTACCACAATCAAATCAGAAACAAATTAGAGAGCTTTGGCGCTGAAGTCGTGGATGCCGGCATGGTCGACAATATTGACAAGGCACAGAATTCGGCAAAGTTACTGAACAACAGTGATGTTGATCTGATTTTCCTTTTTGTATCCACCTATGCTTTGTCCTCTACTGTCCTCCCGATTGCCAAACAATCAAAGGTTCCTTTTATATTACTTAACCTGCAACCGGTAGGAAGTTTGGATTATGAAAAATTCAATGCCTTGGACGACTACGCCGAAAAAACAGGAATATGGCTTGAACATTGTCAGGCGTGCGCCATACCGGAAATTGCCTGCGTGATGAATAAGGCTGAAACCCGATACCACACTGTTACGGGATACCTGAATGAAGGCAGTGTCTGGAATGAAATCAGGGGATGGATAGATGCAACAAATACTGTTAAAGCATTGCAAAACAACAGGATGGGTGTATTGGGGAATTATTACGGAGGGATGCTCGATGTGTATACCGATTTAACCGGACAAAGTGTAACTTTCGGCACTCATTTCGAGATGTTGGAAATGTGTGAGTTGAAGAAAATCCGCGATAATATTTCTCCCGGTGAAATAACGGAAAAAATAGCGGAATTTGAATCTGTTTTCGATATTGACCGGAAATGTGATCCGAAAGAAATTGAACGTGCGGCAAAAACCTCCGTAGCGCTGGATAAACTGGTGAAAACATATCAACTGGGCTCATTGGCATATTATTACGAAGGGCAGACGGGAAATGACTACGAGAATATCATTACCTCTGTGATTGCAGGAAACACATTGCTCACGGGCAGAAGTATTCCTGTTGCAGGAGAGTGTGAAGTAAAAAACGCACATGCTATGAAAATCATGAGCGAATTAGGCTCCGGAGGATCTTTTTCCGAATTCTATCTTATGGATTTTAAAGACAACGTGGCGTTTTTAGGACACGACGGCCCCGCTCACTTCAACATCGCCGAAGGTCGTGTCAAGCTGGTTCCTTTGCCTGTGTATCACGGGAAACCGGGCAATGGACTATCCATTCAGATGTCGGTAAAACAAGGGCCTGTTACTTTGCTTTCGGTAGTTGAAGGTAAAGATTCGGTCTTCTTGCTGGTCGCTGAAGGCGACTCCGTTGAAGGGCCCATCCTGGAAACAGGTAACACAAACAGCCGTTACAGCTTTCCGTGTAATATTCGTGATTTCGTAAACAGTTGGAGTAAATACGGGCCATCGCACCATTGTGCTATAGGGGTTGGACATATAGCGCACAAAATTGAAAAAGTGGCATTCTTGTTAAATATCCCCATGGTAAATGTTTGCCAGGAAATTTCTAAAAAATAA
- a CDS encoding glycoside hydrolase family 78 protein, producing the protein MKKVLILLIAAINFGCSLNNSSGRVSFGRLVCEYEESPLLVEEQTPRFGWQLHSTENGFGQTAYELEILDIKGNTVWLSGKIQSDESQHIPYTGKDQLGAGEQYQWRVRIWDNNDKSTSWSEKSFFRIAPDKKQLNALWIGAIKREDSNLPGGRNYHNVPDSSEKGQLWRETDPLSRRSIYLRKSFKAQKRIEDAIIYISGLGHYELSLNGKKIGNDQYNPLWSDYDKTVYYNAYDLTEGVKKGDNTVGVLLGNGFYNEQGGRYKKMQVSFGPPTLFLKISITYTDGTKEEIISDENWKYSPSPIVFNSMYGGEDYDARLEQPGWDTPGFDDSQWLPVVVDNAPNGELKPQTSTPVREMEYFSIKESMKTGESYVLDMGQNLSGYPAFTVKGKRGDKIRLTVAERINDDGSINQTQSGGPYYYEYTLKGESEETWQPRFSYYGFRYIQVDGAKLSESEDNRDIPVIKAIKSCFVYNSAEPAGSFHSSNEIFNNAHNLIVNAIKSNMQAVFTDCPHREKLGWLEEVHLNGPGLYYNFNLARFAPKIMQDIRDAQLPNGLVTSIAPEYVVFNGGFRDSPEWGSASVIFPFMYYEFYGDNSLIAEYYDVMKRYVDYLTTTAKDHIVSHGLGDWCDYREDQPYGVSHNTPISLSATTHYFMVIDYLVQAAEMLSKKEDITFYSNLREEVRTAFNKEFFNEDTKQYGTGSQASNAMPLFAGLVNPQDKQSVLDNLVKDIEEKGYRLSTGDVGNRYLFQALARNGLNEVMYKMHNHNEVPGYGFQLQFGATTLTELWDPRKGASWNHFMMGQIEEWFYRSLAGIDVEENAYTGFKNFKIAPQVVGDLTYVNASYNTLYGTIKVDWKVDNGQFEMDIEVPINCEAKVYLPQETNYTAVKSGKYSFKKRLQ; encoded by the coding sequence ATGAAAAAAGTCTTAATTCTGCTTATTGCTGCAATCAATTTCGGCTGTAGTCTGAATAATTCATCCGGCCGTGTAAGTTTCGGCAGGCTGGTATGCGAATATGAAGAATCTCCATTACTGGTTGAAGAACAAACTCCACGCTTCGGATGGCAGTTACATTCAACGGAAAATGGATTTGGACAAACGGCTTACGAGCTGGAGATATTAGACATTAAAGGCAACACCGTTTGGTTATCAGGAAAAATTCAGTCCGACGAAAGCCAGCATATCCCGTACACGGGAAAAGACCAGTTAGGTGCTGGAGAACAATATCAATGGCGGGTTCGCATCTGGGACAACAACGACAAAAGCACGTCCTGGAGTGAAAAATCATTTTTTCGTATCGCTCCCGATAAAAAGCAGCTTAATGCCCTTTGGATAGGTGCTATAAAGAGAGAGGACTCCAATCTTCCGGGTGGAAGAAACTACCACAATGTACCTGATTCCTCCGAAAAAGGACAGCTATGGAGAGAGACGGATCCTCTGTCAAGGAGAAGCATCTATTTACGTAAGTCTTTTAAAGCTCAAAAACGGATCGAGGATGCAATTATCTACATCAGCGGATTGGGGCACTACGAACTCTCATTAAACGGAAAGAAAATCGGTAACGACCAGTACAATCCGCTGTGGAGTGATTATGACAAAACCGTCTATTACAACGCATACGACCTCACAGAGGGAGTAAAAAAGGGAGATAATACCGTAGGTGTGCTCCTCGGAAACGGATTCTACAACGAGCAAGGCGGACGATACAAGAAAATGCAGGTAAGCTTCGGCCCTCCTACCCTGTTCCTAAAAATATCCATTACCTACACAGACGGCACAAAAGAAGAGATCATATCCGATGAAAACTGGAAATATTCTCCCAGCCCCATTGTCTTTAACAGTATGTATGGTGGAGAAGATTACGATGCGCGTCTTGAACAACCGGGATGGGACACGCCTGGCTTTGATGATTCACAATGGCTTCCTGTTGTTGTGGATAATGCTCCTAATGGGGAGTTAAAACCGCAAACTTCAACCCCTGTAAGGGAAATGGAATATTTCTCCATTAAAGAGAGTATGAAAACAGGTGAATCGTATGTGTTGGATATGGGACAAAACCTCTCCGGATATCCGGCCTTTACCGTAAAGGGAAAACGGGGTGACAAAATTCGTCTGACCGTTGCCGAACGGATAAACGACGACGGCAGTATAAATCAAACACAGTCTGGCGGGCCCTATTACTACGAATATACACTAAAAGGAGAAAGCGAAGAGACCTGGCAACCCCGTTTTTCCTATTACGGGTTCCGGTATATCCAAGTTGATGGAGCCAAGTTATCGGAATCAGAAGACAACAGGGATATTCCGGTCATAAAAGCGATAAAATCCTGTTTTGTTTATAACTCAGCCGAACCGGCAGGTAGTTTTCATTCTTCCAACGAGATCTTCAATAACGCGCACAACCTGATTGTGAATGCCATTAAAAGCAATATGCAAGCCGTATTTACCGATTGTCCGCACAGGGAAAAACTCGGATGGCTGGAAGAAGTGCACCTGAATGGACCCGGGTTATACTATAATTTCAACTTGGCCAGGTTTGCTCCTAAAATCATGCAGGACATTCGCGATGCACAGTTACCGAACGGTTTGGTAACAAGTATTGCTCCCGAATACGTAGTTTTCAACGGTGGATTTCGGGACTCCCCCGAATGGGGAAGTGCCAGCGTTATTTTCCCGTTTATGTACTACGAGTTTTACGGAGACAACTCGCTTATAGCTGAATATTACGATGTTATGAAAAGGTATGTCGACTACCTAACCACAACAGCAAAAGACCACATCGTTTCGCACGGGTTGGGCGATTGGTGCGATTACCGGGAGGATCAGCCTTATGGCGTATCACACAATACCCCCATCTCATTATCCGCAACAACTCATTACTTCATGGTGATTGATTATTTGGTGCAAGCGGCCGAGATGCTTAGTAAAAAAGAAGACATAACATTCTATTCCAATCTCCGGGAGGAGGTAAGAACCGCTTTTAACAAGGAGTTCTTCAACGAAGACACCAAACAGTACGGAACCGGAAGCCAGGCATCCAACGCCATGCCTTTGTTTGCAGGATTGGTTAACCCCCAAGACAAACAATCGGTCCTCGACAACCTGGTCAAGGATATCGAAGAAAAAGGATACAGACTCTCCACCGGTGATGTGGGGAACCGATACTTGTTTCAGGCACTGGCAAGAAACGGATTGAATGAAGTGATGTACAAGATGCATAACCACAACGAAGTTCCAGGTTACGGCTTCCAGCTTCAGTTTGGAGCCACCACACTTACGGAGCTTTGGGATCCGAGAAAAGGCGCTTCGTGGAATCATTTTATGATGGGACAGATAGAAGAGTGGTTCTATAGGTCGTTGGCAGGTATTGATGTAGAAGAAAACGCATACACCGGATTCAAGAACTTCAAAATCGCGCCGCAGGTCGTAGGTGACTTAACGTATGTAAACGCCTCTTACAACACCTTATACGGGACCATCAAGGTGGACTGGAAGGTGGATAACGGCCAGTTCGAAATGGATATCGAGGTTCCCATTAATTGCGAAGCAAAAGTATATCTGCCTCAGGAAACCAATTACACCGCCGTGAAAAGCGGAAAATACAGTTTCAAAAAGAGATTGCAGTAA
- a CDS encoding glycoside hydrolase family 127 protein has product MKYYLLLILFFSSFHLFPQKKVKSAVQDKLSPATTANIEGHIGEKLDASFNNRVLAQDAHRLIRPFTIHDEHSCWQSEFWGKWFTSAILAYSYRPDQQLINKLKNAAYELMATQTPEGYIGNYASESRLKAWDIWGRKYVMLGLIAYYDVSKDRKALEAAAKEADFLIQELADKNALIVKMGNHRGMAASSVLEPVCQLYMRTGNERYLDFAEEIVRQWETPEGPQLISKASVPVGQRFAKPAENWYGWEQGQKAYEMMSCYEGLLELYRITGKESYKKAAEQTWQSITDTEINIAGSGAAMEAWFSGKKIQHVPIAHYQETCVTVTWIKFNQQLLRLTGESKYADAIEWAYYNALLGAMRPDGSDWAKYTPLSGQRLPGSEQCGMGLNCCNASGPRGLFTIPLTAVMSSNEGLNINFYMEGSYQTTSPQKNVITVKQHTDYPVSGNVNISLEMKTAENMTLALRIPSWSDESTVLINDQPVEKVTRGDYLKISRTWKEGDKIQIRLDMKGELHYTGQSPVNVAITRGPVVLTRDERLAGPKLEAVIAPIKDKNGFIHLTPQKNHNSDAWMVFSAKFLPEAYTEYNAEPVEVNLCDYASAGNTMGTYPFFKVWMPQLVDPRKTE; this is encoded by the coding sequence ATGAAGTATTACCTGTTGCTGATCTTGTTTTTCAGCAGCTTTCATTTATTTCCCCAAAAAAAAGTAAAATCGGCTGTTCAGGACAAACTTTCACCTGCAACAACGGCAAATATTGAAGGCCATATTGGAGAAAAGCTTGATGCTTCTTTCAACAACCGGGTATTGGCACAGGATGCTCACCGGTTGATCCGTCCGTTCACAATCCACGATGAGCACAGCTGCTGGCAGAGCGAATTCTGGGGCAAATGGTTCACTTCAGCCATATTGGCTTATTCCTACCGCCCTGACCAGCAACTTATCAATAAGCTTAAAAATGCAGCGTACGAACTGATGGCAACACAGACTCCCGAAGGCTACATTGGCAATTATGCCTCCGAAAGCCGGTTGAAAGCGTGGGATATCTGGGGAAGAAAATACGTTATGCTGGGTTTAATTGCTTATTACGATGTATCAAAAGACAGAAAGGCATTGGAAGCGGCTGCAAAAGAAGCAGATTTTCTTATCCAGGAATTAGCGGATAAAAATGCCCTGATTGTAAAAATGGGTAACCACAGAGGTATGGCTGCCTCTTCTGTCCTGGAACCGGTTTGTCAGCTCTACATGCGAACCGGGAATGAAAGGTATCTGGATTTTGCGGAAGAAATTGTTCGTCAATGGGAAACGCCAGAAGGGCCTCAGCTTATTTCCAAAGCATCGGTTCCTGTGGGTCAACGATTTGCAAAACCGGCTGAAAATTGGTACGGATGGGAACAGGGACAAAAAGCATATGAAATGATGTCGTGCTACGAAGGGTTGCTTGAGCTCTACCGGATTACAGGAAAAGAATCTTACAAAAAAGCTGCAGAGCAAACCTGGCAAAGCATTACGGATACCGAAATAAATATTGCAGGTTCGGGTGCGGCAATGGAAGCCTGGTTCTCCGGAAAAAAAATCCAGCACGTCCCCATAGCGCATTATCAGGAGACGTGCGTGACCGTTACGTGGATAAAATTCAATCAACAATTACTCAGGCTGACCGGCGAGTCAAAGTATGCCGACGCCATTGAATGGGCATATTACAATGCTTTGTTGGGAGCAATGAGACCCGATGGGTCTGACTGGGCAAAATATACACCGCTTTCCGGCCAAAGGCTACCCGGATCGGAGCAATGTGGAATGGGATTGAACTGCTGCAATGCCAGCGGGCCTCGCGGATTATTCACTATTCCCTTAACAGCAGTTATGTCGAGCAACGAAGGCCTGAATATAAATTTCTACATGGAAGGTTCTTATCAAACAACTTCACCCCAAAAAAATGTAATTACCGTAAAACAACATACGGATTATCCTGTTTCGGGAAATGTGAATATATCGCTTGAAATGAAAACGGCTGAAAACATGACGTTGGCCTTAAGGATTCCCTCTTGGAGTGATGAGTCAACCGTTTTAATCAACGACCAGCCGGTTGAAAAGGTGACTCGGGGCGATTACCTGAAAATCAGCCGTACCTGGAAAGAGGGTGATAAGATTCAAATCAGATTGGATATGAAAGGGGAACTCCATTATACGGGTCAAAGCCCGGTAAACGTTGCTATCACACGCGGACCTGTTGTCTTAACGCGAGACGAAAGGTTGGCCGGCCCTAAACTCGAAGCCGTAATCGCTCCAATAAAAGACAAGAACGGATTTATCCACTTAACTCCCCAAAAAAACCATAATTCCGATGCTTGGATGGTTTTTTCCGCTAAGTTCCTGCCCGAAGCTTATACCGAATACAACGCAGAACCCGTTGAAGTAAATTTATGCGACTATGCTTCTGCTGGCAATACAATGGGCACCTACCCCTTTTTTAAAGTCTGGATGCCGCAGTTAGTGGATCCGAGAAAAACGGAATAA
- a CDS encoding alpha-L-rhamnosidase: MKIKSLLFSIILLGASTLFSQNNILKNAFENRLQKDDMTQSYVTPAKLVWSSDQTGEHVKNPEVLLKEFDGQLSTSGAGMCVMRSDTDKQASVLLDFGTELYGGLQLAAGIRGNKKPLKVRVRLGESVSEAMSNSIDNSVPGMNSATNDHSLRDFIIELPWLGSVEVGNSGFRFVRIDLLDLNEDLPLKAVRAIFRYRDIPYTGSFRCDNERLNRIWETGAYTVHLNMQEYLWDGIKRDRLVWVGDMHPEVMTINTVFGKNEVVRKSLDFARDTTPLPGWMNTISSYSLWWIIIHRDLYLHQGDLAYLKEQQTYLNALIQQIVARVSNGKEELDGGRFLDWPTSEKKDVIHSGLQALTIMSLKAGEDIAGWLKDEALKKMCLSSLSSMQKYIPSHRDSKQAAALLSIANVLPSASASKVILKDGATDFATFYGYYMLEALAKDGKYEEAMDIISDYWGAMLDLGATTFWENFIYEERKNAGRIDELVSESKYDIHADGGDYCYVGLRGSLCHGWASGPTTWLTEHVLGIKVVEPGAKTIRIKPNLGNLKFAEGNYPTPYGKVYVKHVKQADGKINTTVHAPKEINVIK, encoded by the coding sequence ATGAAAATCAAGAGTTTACTGTTTTCAATAATTTTGCTTGGAGCAAGCACTCTGTTTTCTCAAAACAATATTTTGAAAAACGCTTTTGAGAACAGATTACAAAAGGATGATATGACTCAAAGTTACGTCACTCCCGCCAAACTAGTCTGGTCTTCCGATCAAACGGGAGAGCATGTAAAAAACCCGGAGGTTCTTTTGAAAGAATTTGACGGTCAGCTATCCACAAGCGGTGCCGGAATGTGCGTCATGCGTTCCGATACAGATAAACAGGCATCGGTTTTACTGGATTTTGGGACGGAACTCTATGGCGGTCTCCAGCTAGCAGCCGGAATCAGGGGAAACAAAAAACCGCTAAAGGTAAGGGTAAGGCTGGGAGAATCGGTCTCGGAAGCGATGAGTAACAGCATTGACAACTCTGTTCCCGGAATGAATTCTGCCACTAACGATCATTCATTAAGGGATTTTATCATCGAGTTGCCATGGCTGGGAAGTGTTGAAGTGGGAAATTCAGGATTCAGGTTCGTACGAATTGATCTGTTGGATTTGAACGAAGATCTTCCGTTAAAGGCGGTCAGGGCCATCTTCCGGTACCGGGACATTCCTTATACCGGATCCTTCAGGTGCGACAACGAAAGGCTAAACAGAATATGGGAAACCGGTGCATATACTGTCCATTTGAACATGCAGGAGTACCTCTGGGACGGGATTAAACGCGACCGGCTTGTTTGGGTCGGCGACATGCATCCGGAGGTGATGACAATAAACACGGTATTCGGGAAAAATGAAGTGGTCAGGAAAAGCCTCGATTTTGCCCGAGACACAACTCCTTTACCCGGATGGATGAACACCATCTCCTCCTATTCTTTATGGTGGATTATTATTCACCGGGACTTATACCTGCATCAGGGAGATTTAGCATACCTGAAAGAACAGCAAACATACTTGAACGCCCTTATTCAACAAATTGTTGCCCGGGTATCAAACGGAAAGGAAGAGCTCGACGGTGGACGCTTTTTAGACTGGCCCACGTCAGAGAAAAAGGATGTTATTCATTCCGGGTTGCAAGCCCTGACGATCATGAGCCTGAAAGCGGGAGAAGATATTGCTGGCTGGTTAAAGGATGAGGCGCTAAAAAAGATGTGCCTATCCAGCTTATCCTCCATGCAGAAATACATCCCTTCACACCGGGACAGCAAACAGGCAGCCGCCCTGCTGTCCATAGCCAACGTTCTCCCTTCCGCTTCTGCATCAAAAGTGATATTGAAGGACGGGGCAACCGATTTTGCCACTTTCTACGGATATTACATGCTGGAAGCATTGGCTAAAGACGGAAAATACGAAGAAGCCATGGACATCATCTCGGACTATTGGGGTGCTATGCTGGACCTGGGAGCTACTACTTTTTGGGAGAATTTCATCTATGAAGAAAGAAAAAATGCAGGCCGGATTGATGAATTGGTTTCCGAATCAAAATACGACATACACGCAGATGGCGGCGACTACTGTTACGTAGGGCTGAGGGGAAGCCTGTGCCACGGTTGGGCTTCAGGACCCACTACCTGGTTGACGGAACACGTTTTAGGCATTAAGGTTGTAGAACCCGGCGCCAAAACAATCCGGATAAAACCCAACCTGGGGAACCTGAAATTTGCCGAAGGCAACTACCCTACCCCATACGGAAAGGTTTATGTTAAACATGTAAAGCAGGCTGACGGAAAGATAAATACCACCGTTCATGCACCGAAAGAAATAAACGTTATCAAGTAG